The window gaaataattcatcAGCATTccatattgaggttgactcgtaggagatgctgctgatggttgaggaacataaaattcagaagtagaaaCAGATGGATGTTCATCTGCTGTTTCTGGTTTCTTACCAGCCGATTCTCTTTCTttagagctaagccaattaacccaataaacatcacgctcagctagcaatttctgaatttgttccatagtaacaccagaaggtggagcagttgcagcaggTGTTGCCTCAGTAGATGCATCTGTGGAGGCAGAAGCGAAGTCgatctccttgatcttggtgacTTTGCCTCATCGATCGACCTTGATGCTTGCAAGCGCTGCTAGTAGATCTTCTTCATcgcgcttcttcttgcgctcctccagcGGCAGACGAACTTTCTCTGAAAGATGCTCGTACGTTGAAGGGATGATGTTGTCCGGGTCGATTTCGGCAgtagagcccatcttcttcggggtagattagatcggttttgctaaccaagatctttcttccccagcggagtcaccaaaaagtatgttgacgacTTTTACGGATCAACACACGAACACACTGGATCGTGCGGCGCGAggaagagctcgatgcagctcctcctgcgtggagcggtcagaccggttgccggGGTGAATCGGCGACGACCTAAGAACGCTAgtccgggagggaccccgtcagggcaggagcacgtagggttgttctaggatcggcaggccacctagaacgccttcagacgtcgcggagacaaaggaagaaaaacagatggggttggaaaagctagagtttggaaaagaggataaaaagtagagtttgtattgattttgttcgattggatatcctcaatcggccgtgaccctttatatttataggatggggtggacttatcccgcaagaaatccctattatagatctagatctacaaaaaaatttatttgactcggactcctcctagaccggtcagaccagtcgaacctaccggtcagaccgatcggtccctgccggacaggccacagtgcctcgaccggtcagaccgctcggccagaccggtcagaccgctcggccAGACCGCTCGGCcagaccgctcggtcagaccggttggtgccaattttgggtgtaAACACCCCGTATGCAGGTAACCTGGGTTCGCCAGTTGATTACGTTTCCGAGGCTTCCAATGTGGATTATGATAAGAATTGATGCATTTGCCCTTGGCTTTCTCCCCCACCATACCATCTCCCTTCTCTAGTCTTCCTCTTACCTGGCAAATCATTGTTGATCCGCCACTTGCTGGGGCCGTCCGATACCCTAAACCGGGTTGGATCGGAGAGATTGAAAGAAGAGGGAGATAAATGAGACAAGAGACGTACAATCAGCATGCCGTGTCAGAATTGCATGCACATGtggatatatttttttttgaaaagtcatGTGGATATATATGGACTCATAGAGAACAACCTTATAATATTGTAGACTTAGAAATGCAGTTTCAGAGTTGTGGACCTAAGTAAGATACCTTTACGCCGATGCATTACTCTTTATTAAAGGATAATAAACTTCCAAACTATACCTGCTTCGGTTCGTCCATCCTAAACTCTACCATAGAATAAGACTAGGCTCGCTGTATGGCCAAAAATATATGTTACTTGAAAATTACAAAAATTAAATTTTATATGAAACCTTTATTTCAATAAAAATTGGCCAATGAACCAAACCAAAATAAGCGGGCTTTTCAGTTTTCAGTGGGTAAAATTCTAGAATGGGTTTATCCGTGCGCAGAACATTGGAAATATGCATGTGTGCTCATTGTATTCTTTTCTCTCTGAAAAAAGTCAGTTAGTTTTGGACCTTACCATTTAATTGTTTCTTTGTTATAACAAGGGAGTTTTTCAGATGTTCTAGTATTGGTCGAGTGTGCAAGTATTATGCATGTGTATACTACAAGCGtctgtgtgttgtattgtgtttcacaaaaaaatatattaagaagGACCTTACAACATTTTCTTTGGATTGGGATTAGTATATACAAATCTCTTCTCAATTTAGTTATTATATCCCCTTCAGCAAAAATTACTTGATGTTTTGGACATAACACTAGCTCAACACATGTACCTTTGGTCATTCTTTTCTACCGTAACTTATTGCAAATCTAATGGATTTAGTAAACTAGGAAATCATTTTTCAGCACAAAACGGCATGCATGGATTCTTTTATATATGTCTTTCCAAGATAAACGTTAACAAGTTCCAAAAAAAGAACAAAGACAATTCAAGAAAGTGAAATCAGTTGAAAGTTGGATTTGCTATGTACTACAGTGATTTAATCCTCAAACAAAAGTAGGGATATGATTTTGTAGGTATGAGATACATCTAATGTCTCTCTCTGCACGTTTTGTTTGGCTCCAGGCCCGGCGAGCCCTGCGCGCGCTGCGCGGCCTGGTGCGGCTGCAGGCGCTGGTGCGCGGCCACCAGGTGCGGCGGCAGGTGCACCTCACCATGCGCTGCATGCAGGCCCTCGTCCGCGCCCAGGCCCGCGTCCgggcgcgccgcctcgccgagctcccgctcctcctcctcccgccgccgacgcctccgGCCAGCCGCCCCTCCCTTTCCCTTCTCGGAGCAGGACGCCATCACCACCAGCCGCGCCTCGACCTGGCGTTGGTGGGCGACCACCAGGACGccagcgacgacggcgaggtggcggacctgctgctgcagcagcgagCCAGCAGGTGCAGGACCAGAGGAAGGCTGCGCCGAGGCGACGACGATaacggcggcgggaggagccCCTCCGCCGTCTGGGACGCCAGCAGCCGCACCCTGGAGGACGCCAGGGCCGAGGGCGCCCGCCGGCatgacgccgccgcgcgccgggaGCGGGCGCTCGCCTACGCCTACGCCTATCAGCAGGTACGCcgtcgcgcggcgcgcgcgtccaTGGCATCCGATGATTCGACCTGATGACGGTGGCTTTTGCGTGCGTGAGCAGCGGCAGTGGCAGCGGCAGGAGGACGAGAAGGCCGGCCTGGGCTTCGACTGGCTGGAGCGCTGGATGGCCGCGACGCagccgcagcggcggcaggaCGCGCAAGACCACGCCAAGACGtaccagggcgccgccgccaggacgGCGGCCGCTGCTCTCCCCGGCGGACAACCCGAGAAGGCGGCGGAGATGGACACGTCGTTCCGGAGCCCGCTGAACCAGGCCGCCACTGCCGCGcacgcgcggccgccggcgatccCAGGCTACATGGCCGCGACGAGGTCGGCGCGCGCCAAGGCGcgccccacgccgccgctgccggctaCGCCGACGCACGGCAGGAGCCCTTCCGGCGGTGGGACCGCTGGAGACTCGTCTAGCTCGGGGCAGAACGGCAGCGCAGTCGCCGGGCACAGCCCGGACTGGAGCTGCACAGGGGActggacgccgccgcggctcggCGTCAGCACGCGCACCAGCAGGGTGGCCTATGCCTGAGCTTGACCTGAGCATGGCATTGACTAAGTCCGGTGCATGGTCATGAGCGCGGCTGAGATGTGTTCGCGACTCATTTTTGaatgcttttgttgttcacaaTGTGTATAGCTTGCCATGTTTGCGGCCAATGCCTATGTAAACGCTCGTATACTTGGCCAAAGGGTTGCGAATAAAAACTCAAGAATTCTAAATCTGTGTTATGGCTGAATTGAGATTGAAGATTTTATTTATCATTTCGCAAAAAAAATGTGTGCTAGTCTGTTTGCTTCTACTTTCAAATATTATTTGGAGATCGAAGTGACATATTCTGAATCATTTGTGCTTTCGGTTAGAAAAGCATTCTGATGAGAAAAAAATGTGTCCATTTATGTTGAacaacaatacaatacaatgcAGTACAAATCCCCACTGGATTGCAGAAAATGACT is drawn from Panicum virgatum strain AP13 chromosome 1N, P.virgatum_v5, whole genome shotgun sequence and contains these coding sequences:
- the LOC120655503 gene encoding uncharacterized protein LOC120655503 isoform X2, coding for MGKKHAAGSGGGGGGGWFAVVRKVFRPSSSSSTTSKDKDAVQHGKQDSAGEEAEEAAAAGGAEEAEVLLLEHFPASETSAEASNEGGDAELPAVPPVRMEYHRGSRGGLRGHEEAGAAADDDMERARALAAAAEAAVAAAEAAARVVRLAALRRLSREERAAVRIQAYYRGYLARRALRALRGLVRLQALVRGHQVRRQVHLTMRCMQALVRAQARVRARRLAELPLLLLPPPTPPASRPSLSLLGAGRHHHQPRLDLALVGDHQDASDDGEVADLLLQQRASRCRTRGRLRRGDDDNGGGRSPSAVWDASSRTLEDARAEGARRHDAAARRERALAYAYAYQQRQWQRQEDEKAGLGFDWLERWMAATQPQRRQDAQDHAKTYQGAAARTAAAALPGGQPEKAAEMDTSFRSPLNQAATAAHARPPAIPGYMAATRSARAKARPTPPLPATPTHGRSPSGGGTAGDSSSSGQNGSAVAGHSPDWSCTGDWTPPRLGVSTRTSRVAYA
- the LOC120655503 gene encoding uncharacterized protein LOC120655503 isoform X1, which encodes MGKKHAAGSGGGGGGGWFAVVRKVFRPSSSSSTTSKDKDAVQHGKQQDSAGEEAEEAAAAGGAEEAEVLLLEHFPASETSAEASNEGGDAELPAVPPVRMEYHRGSRGGLRGHEEAGAAADDDMERARALAAAAEAAVAAAEAAARVVRLAALRRLSREERAAVRIQAYYRGYLARRALRALRGLVRLQALVRGHQVRRQVHLTMRCMQALVRAQARVRARRLAELPLLLLPPPTPPASRPSLSLLGAGRHHHQPRLDLALVGDHQDASDDGEVADLLLQQRASRCRTRGRLRRGDDDNGGGRSPSAVWDASSRTLEDARAEGARRHDAAARRERALAYAYAYQQRQWQRQEDEKAGLGFDWLERWMAATQPQRRQDAQDHAKTYQGAAARTAAAALPGGQPEKAAEMDTSFRSPLNQAATAAHARPPAIPGYMAATRSARAKARPTPPLPATPTHGRSPSGGGTAGDSSSSGQNGSAVAGHSPDWSCTGDWTPPRLGVSTRTSRVAYA